From Ptychodera flava strain L36383 chromosome 2, AS_Pfla_20210202, whole genome shotgun sequence, the proteins below share one genomic window:
- the LOC139151589 gene encoding neuronal acetylcholine receptor subunit alpha-3-like, with protein sequence MTTIVFFWSVPRHYSDKRSRCSKTQEMKTKGVAISIIVMVLQTVQASLFSEQMALFNNLFKNYSSLARPVEDTNDVVDILCHMSITQLIDVKEKSQIITTSIWMYQSWYDPRLRWNKADYSGIETVIVPVHKIWVPDTSLLNSADDEFAGYPRVHLDDLTVNIQKNGTVKKVTPMILKTPCLMDIRYFPVDEQFCYFEFGLWAYTDSMVRLRVNGGTVTKENYIANVQWDISSSKVEAVTKEFLGIDDNFTNIIATIHIERKPLYYIVNLIVPCILISILTVVIFCLPSTSPDKINLSVSLLLTIYVFNLLVTDLLPATSLQMPMLTIYLMFNMLLIGFSVTITVLITRFYVKCSDAQSPVPKMARLLMLSWVGKLLLVPNLSKESKASNDGKVKGENDTVRNRDINGRKSVAKYVPHNYTNAAYNGMDETTPTNPEAGLNVTRSSSVRDISIQGVSKGQATIRKNRLFSKKKMIYLTHQRNVVQRLDTIIRCLNNAIGVISPERKSSQQIKDEWMAMATVVDRLCLVIFSVTTIVGSVLILPKIM encoded by the exons ccTCATTATTTTCAGAGCAAATGGCATTATTTAATAACTTGTTCAAAAACTATTCGAGTCTAGCCCGACCAGTCGAAGATACGAATGATGTTGTTGATATTTTATGTCACATGTCCATTACACAACTTATAGACGTG AAAGAAAAGTCACAGATCATTACGACAAGCATATGGATGTATCAA TCATGGTACGACCCACGCCTTAGGTGGAATAAAGCTGATTATAGTGGCATTGAAACAGTGATAGTACCTGTTCACAAAATCTGGGTACCGGATACATCTCTCCTGAACAG CGCAGATGACGAGTTTGCTGGTTATCCCAGAGTTCATTTGGACGATCTAACAGTCAATATACAGAAAAACGGCACTGTTAAAAAGGTCACTCCAATGATCTTGAAGACGCCATGCCTAATGGATATCCGTTATTTCCCGGTCGACGAGCAATTCTGTTATTTTGAATTCGGTCTTTGGGCCTACACTGATTCCATGGTGCGCCTACGTGTTAATGGTGGCACGGTTACAAAAGAGAACTATATCGCAAATGTGCAATGGGATATATCATCTTCAAAGGTCGAGGCAGTTACGAAAGAATTTCTTGgtattgatgataatttcacgaACATTATTGCCACGATTCATATAGAGAGAAAACCACTTTACTACATAGTGAATTTAATTGTCCCTTGTATATTGATATCCATTCTCACTGTCGTCATCTTCTGCCTTCCTTCGACGTCTCCAGACAAAATCAACCTTAGTGTATCTCTACTTCTAACTATTTATGTCTTCAACTTACTTGTCACTGATCTCTTGCCGGCTACGTCACTGCAGATGCCCATGTTAACGATATACTTGATGTTCAATATGTTACTGATTGGCTTCTCAGTCACCATTACTGTGCTGATCACGCGATTCTACGTGAAGTGTTCTGACGCACAATCACCAGTTCCGAAAATGGCTAGGCTGCTTATGCTCAGTTGGGTAGGGAAGCTTTTACTTGTGCCAAATCTATCTAAGGAGAGTAAAGCCAGCAACGATGGAAAAGTGAAAGGCGAAAATGATACCGTAAGGAACCGAGATATAAACGGAAGAAAAAGCGTTGCTAAGTATGTACCACATAATTACACCAATGCTGCTTATAATGGCATGGATGAAACAACTCCCACGAATCCGGAGGCTGGTTTAAACGTTACAAGATCTTCGTCTGTACGAGACATTAGCATACAAGGTGTATCAAAAGGACAAGCAACAATACGGAAAAATCGTTTGTTctccaaaaagaaaatgatttatttGACGCATCAACGAAACGTTGTGCAGAGACTCGACACAATTATCAGATGCTTGAATAACGCGATTGGCGTCATTTCACCAGAACGAAAGTCCAGTCAACAG ATCAAAGATGAATGGATGGCTATGGCGACAGTTGTTGACCGACTTTGTCTGGTGATATTTTCCGTTACTACAATCGTTGGCTCTGTcctaattttgccaaaaattatgTGA